A portion of the Fusobacterium perfoetens ATCC 29250 genome contains these proteins:
- the mgtA gene encoding magnesium-translocating P-type ATPase — protein MRINKNFRNTIETQNKILKKEKMKEKIFYSSSNACEELLKKFNSSIKGLDEKKVVEHRNLYGKNIVTHEKKKTLLKKVVESFVNPFTAILFFLAIVSIFTDIIVPIYQNNPEEISILTVSIILIMVFMSGALRFIQESRSGNAAEKLLAMITTTCTVIRKEEGEKEIPLDELVVGDVIHLSAGDMLPADVRILEAKDLFVSQSAITGESDPIEKISKINEEENISITDLQNIAFMGSSVISGTALALVISVGDDTLFGNIASSVSEESIETSFSKGVNSVSWVLIRFMLVMVPVVFFINGMTKGNWLEAFLFAISIAVGLTPEMLPMIVTTCLAKGAVSMSKKKTIVKNLNSIQNFGAIDILCTDKTGTLTQDKVVLEYHMDVEGKEDTRILRHAYLNSYFQTGYKNLMDLAIIEKTEEEENENPQLVDLSKEYHKIDEIPFDFTRRRLSTIVEDRKGKRQMITKGAVEEMLSVCKYVELENEVKELDEKIIKNILKTVNRFNEDGFRVIAIAQKTNIPIVETYSIDEENEMVLIGYLAFLDPPKESTTEAIKTLKEYGVKTKILTGDNEKVTRCICKQVGLEINNLLLGSDIEKMSEIELMKAVEETNVFAKLSPEQKTKIVTSLRNNGHIVGFMGDGINDASAMKAADIGISVDTAVDIAKESADIILLEKDLMVLEEGIIEGRKTYANMIKYIKMTASSNFGNMFSVLAASALLPFLPMESIHLILLNLIYDLSCGAIPWDNVDEDFIKLPKKWDASSIGNFMIWLGPTSSIFDWTTYAFMYFIFCPFFVSHGVLFNDLVNHYSGAELLQMKQNYIAMFQAGWFVESMWSQTLVIHMIRTKKIPFIQSHASGSLTFLTFTGIIILTIIPFTSFGKAIGFIPLPSSYFGYLIPCILLYMGLATSLKKAYVKHFGELL, from the coding sequence ATGAGAATTAATAAAAATTTTCGTAACACTATTGAAACACAAAATAAAATTTTAAAAAAGGAGAAAATGAAAGAAAAGATTTTTTATTCTTCATCTAATGCCTGTGAAGAATTATTAAAAAAGTTTAATAGTTCTATCAAGGGATTAGATGAAAAAAAGGTTGTAGAACACAGAAATTTGTATGGAAAAAATATAGTTACTCATGAAAAAAAGAAAACTCTTTTAAAAAAAGTCGTAGAATCTTTTGTAAATCCATTTACAGCTATATTATTTTTCTTAGCAATAGTTTCAATATTTACAGATATTATTGTACCAATATATCAAAATAATCCTGAAGAAATTTCTATTCTAACAGTAAGTATAATTTTAATTATGGTCTTTATGTCAGGAGCTTTAAGATTTATTCAAGAATCTCGTTCAGGAAATGCTGCTGAAAAATTATTAGCTATGATTACAACTACTTGTACAGTTATAAGAAAGGAAGAGGGAGAAAAAGAGATTCCTTTAGATGAATTAGTTGTAGGAGATGTAATTCATCTTTCAGCTGGTGATATGTTACCAGCTGATGTAAGAATTTTAGAAGCAAAAGATTTATTTGTAAGTCAGTCAGCTATTACAGGAGAAAGTGACCCTATAGAAAAAATTTCTAAAATAAATGAAGAAGAAAATATTTCTATTACTGATTTACAAAATATTGCTTTTATGGGAAGTAGTGTTATAAGTGGAACTGCTTTGGCTTTAGTAATTTCAGTAGGAGATGATACTTTATTTGGAAATATTGCTTCATCTGTATCAGAAGAATCTATTGAAACAAGTTTTTCTAAAGGGGTAAACTCTGTGTCTTGGGTTTTAATTCGTTTTATGTTGGTAATGGTTCCAGTTGTATTTTTTATAAATGGAATGACAAAAGGAAATTGGCTTGAGGCTTTTTTATTTGCTATCTCTATAGCTGTTGGTTTAACTCCAGAAATGTTACCTATGATAGTAACTACTTGTCTAGCTAAAGGAGCTGTTTCAATGTCGAAGAAAAAAACTATAGTAAAAAATTTAAATTCAATTCAAAATTTTGGAGCTATAGATATTTTATGTACAGATAAAACAGGAACTCTTACTCAAGATAAAGTTGTATTAGAATATCATATGGATGTAGAAGGAAAAGAAGATACAAGAATTTTAAGACATGCTTATTTAAATAGTTATTTTCAGACAGGATATAAAAATCTTATGGATTTAGCAATAATTGAAAAAACTGAAGAGGAAGAAAATGAAAATCCACAATTAGTGGATTTATCAAAAGAATATCATAAAATTGATGAAATTCCTTTTGATTTTACAAGAAGAAGATTATCTACAATAGTTGAAGATAGAAAAGGAAAACGTCAAATGATTACAAAGGGAGCAGTTGAAGAGATGCTTTCTGTTTGTAAATATGTAGAACTTGAAAATGAAGTAAAAGAATTAGATGAAAAAATTATAAAAAATATTTTAAAAACAGTAAACAGATTTAATGAAGATGGCTTTAGAGTTATAGCTATAGCACAAAAAACAAATATTCCAATAGTTGAAACTTACTCAATAGATGAAGAAAATGAAATGGTATTAATTGGATATTTAGCTTTTTTAGACCCACCAAAAGAATCTACAACTGAAGCTATAAAAACTTTAAAAGAATATGGAGTAAAAACAAAAATTCTTACAGGAGATAATGAGAAAGTTACAAGATGTATTTGTAAACAAGTTGGATTAGAAATAAATAATTTACTTTTAGGTTCTGATATAGAAAAAATGAGTGAGATAGAACTTATGAAAGCTGTTGAAGAAACAAATGTATTTGCTAAATTATCTCCTGAACAAAAAACAAAAATTGTTACTTCACTTCGTAATAATGGACATATAGTTGGATTTATGGGAGATGGAATCAATGATGCCTCAGCTATGAAGGCAGCTGATATAGGAATTTCTGTTGATACAGCAGTAGATATAGCTAAAGAATCAGCTGATATAATTCTTTTAGAAAAAGATTTAATGGTTTTAGAAGAGGGAATAATAGAAGGACGTAAAACTTATGCTAATATGATTAAATATATAAAAATGACAGCTTCTTCAAATTTTGGAAATATGTTTTCAGTATTGGCTGCTTCAGCTTTATTACCATTTTTGCCAATGGAAAGTATCCATCTAATACTTTTAAATTTAATTTATGATTTATCTTGTGGAGCTATTCCTTGGGATAATGTTGATGAAGATTTTATAAAACTTCCTAAAAAATGGGATGCTTCAAGTATAGGAAACTTTATGATATGGTTAGGTCCTACAAGTTCTATATTTGATTGGACAACTTATGCTTTTATGTATTTTATTTTCTGTCCTTTCTTTGTATCTCATGGAGTACTTTTTAATGATTTAGTAAATCATTATAGTGGAGCTGAACTTCTTCAAATGAAACAAAATTATATAGCTATGTTTCAAGCTGGTTGGTTTGTAGAGTCTATGTGGAGTCAAACTTTAGTAATTCATATGATTCGTACAAAAAAAATTCCATTTATTCAAAGCCATGCTTCTGGTTCTTTAACTTTCCTAACTTTTACAGGAATAATAATTCTTACAATAATTCCTTTCACAAGTTTTGGAAAAGCTATAGGATTTATACCTTTACCATCTTCATATTTTGGATATTTAATTCCTTGTATCTTATTATATATGGGACTTGCTACAAGTTTAAAGAAAGCCTATGTAAAACATTTTGGAGAATTATTATAA
- the sstT gene encoding serine/threonine transporter SstT: MRELLKKWTSISLIKRIIVGLIIGGTLAYIAPEKLSGIVLLGDLFVGALKSIAPVLVFVLVMAAILQHQKGQKTNMKSIISLYLFGTFIASVVAVVGSFVYPVELVLKAGENSIVPPENIYGVLKGLLMNLVDNPVNALLRGNYIGILFWSITFGFFLREATENTKKVIIEISEVVLNTVKFVIEFAPFGIMGLIFNSMRTSGIASLLVYGKLIVLLLACMFFTAFVVNPIITYIMIRQNPYPLVLKCTRESGITAFFTRSSAANIPVNMDLCDRLGLDKEVYSVSIPLGATINMGGAAITISVFALSAAHTLGIQVDFFSAILLSVLSAISACGASGVAGGSLLLIPLACSLFGIPNDIAMQVVGVGFIIGVIQDSCETALNSSTDVLFTSIAEFSNWRKEGKEIAIK, translated from the coding sequence ATGAGAGAGTTACTAAAAAAATGGACAAGTATTAGTTTAATAAAAAGAATAATAGTAGGTTTAATAATAGGAGGAACTTTAGCTTATATAGCTCCAGAGAAATTAAGTGGAATTGTTTTATTAGGAGATTTATTTGTAGGAGCTTTAAAATCAATAGCACCTGTTTTAGTTTTTGTACTTGTTATGGCAGCTATATTACAACATCAAAAAGGACAAAAAACAAATATGAAATCAATTATAAGTTTATATCTTTTTGGAACTTTTATAGCTTCTGTAGTTGCTGTAGTAGGAAGTTTTGTATATCCAGTTGAATTAGTATTAAAGGCTGGAGAAAATTCTATAGTACCACCTGAAAATATTTATGGAGTTTTAAAAGGACTTTTGATGAATTTAGTTGATAACCCTGTTAATGCTCTATTAAGAGGAAATTATATAGGTATTTTATTTTGGAGTATAACTTTTGGATTCTTTTTAAGAGAAGCTACAGAAAATACTAAAAAAGTTATAATAGAAATATCAGAAGTAGTTTTAAATACAGTAAAATTTGTTATAGAATTTGCTCCATTTGGTATTATGGGGCTTATATTTAATTCAATGCGTACAAGTGGAATAGCAAGTTTACTAGTTTATGGAAAACTAATTGTATTATTATTAGCTTGTATGTTCTTTACAGCTTTTGTAGTAAATCCTATAATAACTTATATAATGATAAGACAAAATCCATACCCATTAGTATTAAAATGTACAAGAGAGAGTGGGATTACAGCTTTCTTTACAAGAAGTTCAGCAGCGAATATTCCTGTAAATATGGATTTATGTGATAGACTTGGATTAGATAAAGAAGTTTATTCAGTTTCAATTCCTTTAGGAGCTACAATAAATATGGGAGGAGCAGCTATCACAATATCTGTTTTTGCTTTAAGTGCTGCTCACACTTTAGGAATACAAGTGGATTTTTTCTCAGCAATACTTTTAAGTGTTCTATCAGCTATTAGTGCTTGTGGAGCTTCTGGAGTGGCTGGAGGTTCTCTACTTTTAATTCCACTTGCTTGTAGTTTATTTGGAATTCCAAATGATATAGCAATGCAAGTTGTTGGAGTTGGGTTTATAATTGGAGTAATTCAGGATTCATGTGAAACAGCTTTAAACTCTTCTACAGATGTATTATTTACAAGTATAGCTGAATTTTCAAACTGGAGAAAAGAAGGAAAAGAAATAGCTATAAAATAA